One Thermodesulfobacteriota bacterium DNA segment encodes these proteins:
- the ligD gene encoding DNA ligase D: protein MGGGLSEYKKKRRFELTPEPEGGKKKSRSGNLYVIQKHAASRLHYDFRLELDGVLKSWAVPRGPSLDTSDKRLAVEVEDHPVSYGSFEGTIPEGNYGAGTVMLWDRGTWEPLKDPRKGLRDGRLEFRLHGEKLGGEWALVRMAGRADEDRNNWLLIKMKDDHSERGGKSVIDEYPLSAASGRTMKEIAAAGGKVWQSDRSKRARASRKKVKPAGHGPGSDLPDPAALSGARKSKPPEEISPELATLVAGPPSGDDWLHEVKFDGYRLIAILAGGKVRILTRNGKDWTAKFGGIAGALEALPVKEAVLDGEAVVLDKDGISDFQALQNALKGSRKNALHFFVFDILYCNGFSLTRVPLIDRKTFLQRILGFLESDMIRYSDHILGKGAAVFEDACKMSLEGIVSKRAASTYTQRRTRDWLKVKCHKRQEFVIGGYKLSTKASRAGFRSLLLGYYDDGDLVYSGGVGTGFDSKSLKSIRKDLDAIQQKDSPFVNPPAGADARGVRWVRPELVAEVEFTEWTDENLLRHPSFKGLREDKPAREIIIREQSSGEESMVKDSTDKKNAAADTVAGIRLTHPDRVLYPDQGLTKAELAEFYADIADWILPHVVNRPLTIVRCPGGSQGQCFYQKNVGEGLPEAIHGVFIEGKEADRTYIAIKDLKGLISLVQIGVLEIHPWGSRTDNLEKPDRMVFDLDPGEGVSYADVVGAAFKIRDILDGLGLRSFVKTSGGKGLHVVVPLQRRSGWDEMKSFSKAIADKMVELEPAKYIATMSKAKRKGKIFIDYLRNNRDATAVAAYSTRARKGAPVSTPITWDELSPELTPNKYNVFNLRQRLSCLKEDPWKDFFTTRQSITAGMKKKV, encoded by the coding sequence ATGGGCGGCGGACTCAGCGAATATAAAAAGAAGCGGCGCTTCGAGCTCACCCCCGAGCCCGAAGGCGGGAAGAAAAAGTCCCGTTCCGGAAATCTCTACGTAATCCAGAAGCACGCCGCCAGCCGGCTTCACTACGACTTTCGCCTTGAGCTGGACGGCGTCCTCAAGAGCTGGGCGGTGCCCAGGGGACCGAGCCTCGACACGTCGGACAAGCGGCTCGCCGTCGAGGTCGAGGACCATCCTGTAAGCTACGGCTCCTTCGAGGGTACAATCCCCGAGGGGAACTACGGCGCGGGCACGGTGATGCTGTGGGACCGCGGCACGTGGGAGCCTTTAAAGGACCCCCGAAAGGGCCTCCGCGACGGCAGGCTCGAATTCCGCCTTCACGGTGAGAAGCTCGGGGGCGAATGGGCCCTCGTCAGAATGGCCGGGCGCGCGGACGAAGACAGGAACAACTGGCTCCTCATTAAAATGAAGGACGACCATTCGGAGAGAGGCGGGAAAAGCGTCATCGACGAATATCCGCTGAGCGCCGCGAGCGGGCGCACAATGAAAGAGATTGCGGCTGCCGGGGGAAAGGTCTGGCAGAGCGATAGGTCCAAACGCGCCCGGGCGTCACGGAAAAAAGTAAAGCCTGCCGGACATGGCCCGGGCAGCGATTTGCCCGACCCTGCCGCGCTCTCAGGAGCACGGAAGTCAAAGCCCCCGGAGGAGATTAGCCCCGAGCTCGCAACCCTCGTTGCCGGCCCCCCTTCCGGGGACGACTGGCTCCACGAGGTCAAGTTCGACGGATACCGTCTTATCGCGATACTCGCCGGCGGCAAGGTCAGGATACTGACCCGTAACGGCAAGGACTGGACGGCTAAATTCGGCGGCATCGCCGGCGCCCTCGAGGCCCTCCCCGTAAAGGAGGCGGTTTTGGACGGCGAGGCAGTAGTTCTCGACAAGGACGGCATCTCCGACTTTCAGGCGCTCCAGAACGCGCTCAAGGGCTCCCGGAAAAACGCTCTCCACTTTTTCGTCTTCGACATCCTCTACTGTAACGGTTTCAGCCTGACCCGCGTCCCTCTCATCGATCGTAAAACCTTTCTCCAAAGGATTCTGGGCTTTCTCGAATCCGATATGATCCGCTACAGCGACCACATCCTCGGCAAGGGGGCCGCGGTATTCGAAGACGCTTGCAAAATGTCTCTCGAGGGCATCGTCTCGAAGCGCGCCGCCTCGACTTACACGCAGCGCCGCACGCGCGACTGGCTCAAGGTCAAATGCCACAAGCGCCAGGAGTTCGTAATCGGCGGCTATAAGCTCAGCACGAAAGCCTCACGCGCTGGATTCCGGTCGCTCCTCCTCGGCTATTACGACGACGGCGATCTCGTCTACTCGGGCGGCGTCGGAACCGGATTCGATTCGAAGTCGCTAAAAAGCATAAGAAAGGATCTCGACGCCATACAGCAAAAGGATTCGCCGTTCGTTAATCCGCCCGCCGGGGCCGACGCCCGCGGCGTGCGCTGGGTCCGCCCCGAGCTCGTCGCCGAGGTCGAGTTCACCGAATGGACCGACGAGAATCTCCTTCGCCATCCGTCGTTCAAGGGCCTTCGCGAAGACAAACCCGCAAGGGAAATAATAATACGTGAGCAAAGCTCGGGGGAGGAATCCATGGTGAAAGATAGCACCGATAAAAAAAACGCGGCCGCCGATACGGTCGCAGGCATCCGCCTGACTCATCCGGACAGGGTTCTCTACCCTGACCAGGGCCTCACGAAGGCCGAGCTCGCAGAGTTCTATGCCGACATCGCCGACTGGATACTGCCCCACGTCGTAAACCGCCCCCTCACTATAGTCCGCTGCCCGGGCGGTAGCCAGGGCCAGTGCTTCTATCAGAAAAACGTCGGCGAGGGCCTTCCCGAGGCGATCCATGGCGTCTTCATAGAGGGCAAGGAAGCCGACAGGACCTATATCGCCATAAAGGATTTAAAAGGACTCATTTCCCTCGTGCAGATAGGGGTCCTCGAAATCCATCCCTGGGGGAGCCGCACCGACAACCTCGAAAAGCCCGACCGCATGGTGTTCGACCTCGACCCCGGCGAGGGGGTCTCCTATGCGGACGTCGTCGGGGCGGCGTTTAAGATAAGGGACATTCTCGACGGGCTCGGGCTCCGGAGCTTCGTCAAAACCTCCGGAGGGAAGGGGCTTCACGTCGTCGTGCCGCTCCAGCGCCGCTCGGGCTGGGACGAAATGAAATCGTTCTCGAAGGCCATCGCGGATAAGATGGTAGAGCTCGAACCCGCAAAGTATATCGCCACGATGAGCAAGGCGAAGCGAAAGGGGAAGATATTCATCGACTACCTTCGCAACAACCGCGACGCCACCGCCGTCGCCGCATATTCCACGCGCGCGCGGAAAGGCGCTCCCGTCTCCACCCCTATAACGTGGGACGAGCTCTCCCCCGAGCTCACGCCGAATAA
- a CDS encoding OsmC family protein — translation MKRSASAEWKGDLKGGEGTISTESGVLSDTQYSFKTRFEDGNGTNPEELIAAAHAGCFSMALSLELANFNLTADSIKTTAEVTLEKTDQGFAITKVHLDLRAKIPGADGDTFRKAADNAKKGCPVSKLLNADITLDAALES, via the coding sequence ATGAAAAGAAGCGCATCCGCCGAATGGAAAGGAGACTTAAAAGGCGGCGAGGGAACGATATCGACAGAAAGCGGCGTCCTGTCCGATACGCAGTATTCGTTCAAGACGCGTTTTGAAGACGGAAATGGCACGAATCCTGAGGAGCTCATAGCGGCCGCCCACGCGGGCTGCTTCTCCATGGCGCTCTCGCTGGAGCTCGCCAATTTCAACCTCACCGCCGACAGCATTAAAACGACGGCCGAGGTGACGCTCGAAAAAACCGACCAAGGTTTCGCCATCACGAAGGTGCACCTCGACCTCAGGGCGAAAATACCCGGCGCCGACGGCGATACGTTCCGGAAGGCCGCCGATAACGCGAAGAAGGGCTGCCCGGTCTCAAAGCTCCTTAACGCGGACATCACCCTCGACGCCGCCCTCGAAAGCTGA
- a CDS encoding Ku protein — MARPIWKGHISFGLVSIPITLYSAEKRFDLHFKLLDSRDKAKIRYSRINEVTGEEVPWDQIVKGYEYDDDKYVLIDEEEFKKVAVEATRTIEIEDFVAQDSIDYVYFDKPYFVVPDKKNRKGYVLLREVLGNSGKVGIARVVIHTREYLSALFVMGDVLVLELLRFEQELRKPEEFELPEGSLSDFKVTKKEVELAEKLVEAMTVKWQPEKYQDEYRAELMEWIQKKAKSGGVEVPPENEEPEEEGARVIDMMELLKKSVEGKGGGGKSRAKTTASRKKKTSGAGKKTG, encoded by the coding sequence ATGGCGCGTCCCATATGGAAAGGGCACATCTCGTTCGGTCTTGTAAGCATTCCCATAACCCTTTATTCCGCCGAAAAGAGGTTCGATCTCCACTTCAAGCTCCTCGACAGCCGCGACAAGGCCAAGATACGCTATTCGCGCATTAACGAGGTCACGGGCGAAGAGGTCCCCTGGGACCAGATAGTAAAAGGCTACGAATACGACGACGACAAATACGTCCTCATCGACGAGGAGGAATTCAAGAAAGTCGCGGTCGAGGCCACCCGCACTATAGAGATAGAAGATTTCGTCGCGCAGGATTCGATAGACTACGTCTATTTCGACAAGCCTTATTTCGTCGTTCCCGACAAGAAGAACCGGAAGGGCTACGTCCTCCTCCGCGAGGTCCTCGGTAACAGCGGCAAGGTCGGCATTGCCAGGGTGGTGATACACACGCGGGAATACCTCTCGGCCCTCTTCGTAATGGGCGACGTCCTGGTCCTCGAGCTTCTCCGCTTCGAGCAGGAGCTCCGAAAGCCCGAAGAATTCGAGCTCCCCGAGGGGAGCCTCTCGGACTTCAAAGTCACGAAGAAGGAGGTCGAGCTCGCCGAAAAGCTCGTCGAGGCCATGACCGTAAAATGGCAGCCCGAAAAATATCAGGACGAATACCGCGCCGAGCTCATGGAATGGATTCAAAAGAAGGCGAAGTCTGGCGGAGTCGAAGTCCCGCCGGAAAACGAGGAGCCCGAAGAGGAGGGCGCCAGGGTCATAGACATGATGGAGCTCCTTAAGAAAAGCGTGGAGGGCAAGGGCGGCGGTGGCAAGTCCCGTGCGAAAACCACGGCCTCCAGGAAGAAAAAGACTTCCGGCGCCGGAAAGAAAACCGGGTGA